From a region of the Penaeus vannamei isolate JL-2024 chromosome 32, ASM4276789v1, whole genome shotgun sequence genome:
- the LOC113812129 gene encoding integrator complex subunit 15 encodes MSVDLTELKRSDFPSCVRLGLLKLEEVLQMPQVSILHDVQQHIMDHYIFCCRDFNSSKIRAVGPVEELVVVRELGQHLGKMVDAAARNTLFITLFHPSSHDPRMPHKLRILSALVSLAIVTHNVSVLEATAVWMQQVCCLSAWSGEVCRGLVQDYFQLTPTAPPHFAAALRALPTMAPLFTANLITTLSQLYAKVGSGEPCERPPDALVSTVVWWMQGAPGSPPHLALAPLTHPLPGVSLPMTAVPPIVPLMKWCAESPFFENTETASEGQGRRASLPKLTEGDGAFEKGGGPLKGPMLESGEMYSQLHLSILQTLQNVPSVRARMTQKQVLCPKQVTSVVDAVCERIRTCSSNDDSVNTSLDRLAQTILVALHTECLSGSLSDMWDALHRLPIKNRLINTLLNSHEAR; translated from the exons AGGAGGTGCTCCAGATGCCTCAAGTCAGCATCCTACATGACGTTCAGCAGCACATCATGGATCACTACATATTTTGCTGTCGAGACTTTAATTCCTCCAAAATCAGG GCTGTGGGGCCAGTAGAAGAGCTTGTAGTTGTTCGAGAACTGGGTCAGCACCTTGGGAAGATGGTGGACGCGGCAGCAAGGAATACCCTCTTCATcaccctctttcatccctcttcaCACGACCCACGTATGCCACACAAACTACGCATACTGTCTGCACTTGTGTCGCTTGCCATTGTAACACACAATGTTTCGGTACTAGAGGCAACGGCCGTCTGGATGCAG CAAGTATGTTGTTTGAGTGCTTGGAGCGGAGAGGTTTGTCGAGGCCTAGTACAGGACTACTTCCAGCTGACACCAACTGCGCCCCCACACTTTGCTGCTGCCTTGAGGGCGTTGCCTACTATGGCTCCACTCTTCACAGCAAACCTTATCACAACATTGTCGCAGCTGTATGCTAAAGTTG GTAGTGGCGAACCCTGTGAACGCCCGCCAGATGCCCTCGTCTCGACAGTTGTGTGGTGGATGCAGGGTGCCCCAGGGTCTCCCCCTCACCTGGCACTAGCACCTCTCACCCATCCTCTCCCAGGGGTGTCTCTGCCCATGACTGCTGTGCCACCAATTGTTCCTCTGATGAA ATGGTGTGCTGAGTCTCCATTCTTTGAAAATACTGAGACAGCCTCAGAAGGCCAGGGAAGAAGAGCCAGCTTACCAAAGCTTACTGAGGGCGATGGTGCttttgagaaagggggaggacctCTTAAGGGGCCAATGCTAGAGAGCGGTGAAATGTATTCACAGCTTCACCTCTCCATCTTACAGACACTGCAGAATGTACCGTCTGTGAGGGCCCGCATGACACAGAAGCAG GTGTTATGCCCAAAACAGGTGACCAGTGTAGTAGATGCTGTGTGTGAGAGAATAAGGACTTGCAGCTCCAATGATGACAGTGTGAACACCTCCCTTGACAGATTAGCGCAGACTATTTTGGTTGCTCTCCATACAGAGTGTCTCTCAGGATCCCTCA GTGACATGTGGGATGCCTTGCACAGATTGCCCATTAAGAACCGCCTCATCAACACACTCCTCAATTCACATGAAGCCAGGTGA